In Sedimentibacter sp. MB31-C6, one genomic interval encodes:
- the recF gene encoding DNA replication/repair protein RecF (All proteins in this family for which functions are known are DNA-binding proteins that assist the filamentation of RecA onto DNA for the initiation of recombination or recombinational repair.): MIVNSLKLRDYRNLKEVNIDLDSVLNIFIGDNGQGKTNLLESIYLCSIGRTFRLNKESELINFEENKSLVELSLIKNNYKINIELILEKNKRKQVFINKVKLDKTSEMIGILNNVIFTPDDMKIIKGSPVERRKFINIDISQIKPKYKYLLAKYKKIITERNIILKNYCTKPDNKDIINIWNDYLINIGTEIIYYRNEYINNLKKFTIDIYSDISGNKEKLDINYICNIGNVNDMDKSDIKDLFRKKISSNFQQELQKCTTLYGPNKDDLSIKINGKECKYFGSQGQQRSAILAVKLAEIEIIKNEIGEYPILLLDDVLSELDSKRKGYLLNYIKNIQTVITTTDDNDLYNLTKYSNKKNFYISEGKIGNITN, translated from the coding sequence ATGATAGTAAATAGCTTAAAATTAAGGGATTATAGAAATCTTAAGGAAGTAAATATTGATTTAGATTCAGTTTTAAATATTTTTATTGGAGATAATGGTCAAGGAAAAACTAACCTCCTTGAATCAATATATCTTTGCTCAATAGGAAGAACATTTAGACTTAATAAAGAAAGTGAATTAATTAATTTTGAAGAAAACAAAAGTTTAGTTGAATTATCTTTAATTAAAAATAATTATAAAATTAATATTGAGTTAATTTTAGAAAAAAATAAAAGAAAACAAGTTTTTATAAATAAAGTAAAATTAGATAAAACTTCTGAAATGATAGGTATTTTGAATAATGTTATATTTACTCCCGATGATATGAAGATAATTAAAGGTAGTCCTGTTGAAAGAAGAAAGTTTATAAATATAGATATATCTCAAATTAAACCAAAATATAAATATTTACTAGCTAAATATAAGAAAATAATTACAGAAAGAAATATAATTTTAAAAAATTACTGTACAAAACCAGATAATAAGGATATTATTAATATTTGGAATGATTATTTAATAAATATTGGTACGGAAATAATTTATTATAGAAATGAGTATATAAATAACTTAAAAAAATTTACTATAGATATTTATTCAGATATTTCAGGTAATAAAGAAAAACTAGATATTAATTATATATGTAATATAGGAAATGTAAATGATATGGATAAATCTGATATTAAAGATTTATTTAGGAAAAAAATAAGTTCAAATTTTCAACAGGAATTACAAAAATGTACAACCTTATATGGACCTAATAAAGATGACTTAAGTATAAAAATTAATGGTAAGGAATGTAAGTATTTTGGTTCTCAAGGACAACAACGTTCTGCAATACTTGCAGTTAAATTAGCAGAAATAGAGATAATCAAAAATGAAATAGGTGAATATCCTATTTTGCTATTAGACGATGTTTTATCTGAGCTAGATAGTAAAAGAAAAGGATATTTATTAAATTATATAAAGAATATACAAACAGTTATAACAACAACTGATGACAATGATTTATATAATTTAACAAAATATAGTAATAAAAAAAATTTTTACATAAGTGAAGGTAAAATAGGAAACATTACTAATTAG
- the mnmE gene encoding tRNA uridine-5-carboxymethylaminomethyl(34) synthesis GTPase MnmE — protein sequence MNSDTIAAIATFPGNAGINIVRISGDNALNIAEKIFIKKNEKAENNIKFKPRFLHYGYIVDKDYKIIDEVLISYMKSPNTYTREDIIEINCHGGMISAKKILESILEHDCRLAERGEFTKRAFLNGRIDLTQAEAVIDIINSKTDSSHEISVNHLEGRLSKQINIIIDEIMDLLANIEVNIDFPEYDEDEITIHKIKILSENVVEKLDNLIKTSETGKIYKEGIRTVILGKPNVGKSSLMNFLLNENRAIVTEIPGTTRDTIEEYVNIKGIPLRIIDTAGIRDTEDTVEKIGVEKALNKVNEADLVIMIFDSSRELEVEDEKILEYIIGKRVIYIKNKVDLQDKLDISKYLDINKNIIDVSVLRNQGLEEIINRINELFFEGSINLSNDLIINNLRHKNLLIKAKKSLEDVLKSIDSNMTIDFIEIDLKEAMESLGLIVGKSVSDDLVEKIFNEFCIGK from the coding sequence ATGAATAGCGATACAATAGCAGCTATTGCAACATTTCCTGGTAATGCAGGAATTAATATAGTTAGAATTAGTGGTGATAATGCATTAAATATTGCAGAAAAAATTTTTATAAAAAAAAATGAAAAAGCGGAAAATAACATAAAATTTAAGCCAAGATTTCTACATTATGGATATATTGTGGATAAAGATTATAAAATTATAGATGAAGTGTTAATATCATATATGAAATCACCAAACACATATACAAGAGAAGATATAATAGAAATTAATTGTCACGGCGGTATGATTTCAGCAAAAAAAATTCTAGAATCAATATTGGAACATGATTGCAGATTAGCTGAAAGAGGAGAATTTACTAAAAGAGCTTTTCTTAATGGTAGAATAGATTTAACTCAAGCTGAAGCTGTAATTGATATTATAAATTCAAAAACAGATTCAAGTCATGAAATTTCTGTTAATCATTTGGAAGGTAGATTGTCAAAACAAATAAATATTATAATAGATGAAATAATGGATTTATTGGCGAATATTGAAGTTAATATAGATTTTCCAGAGTATGATGAAGATGAAATAACTATCCATAAAATTAAAATTTTAAGTGAAAATGTTGTTGAAAAGTTGGATAATTTAATTAAAACATCAGAGACAGGAAAAATATATAAAGAAGGAATAAGAACTGTAATTTTAGGGAAACCCAACGTTGGAAAATCTTCTTTAATGAATTTTTTATTAAATGAAAATAGAGCAATTGTTACTGAAATACCTGGTACAACCAGAGATACAATTGAAGAATATGTAAATATTAAGGGTATACCTTTACGTATAATTGATACAGCAGGTATAAGGGATACTGAGGACACTGTTGAAAAAATTGGAGTTGAGAAAGCACTTAATAAGGTTAATGAAGCTGATTTAGTAATTATGATTTTTGATTCTTCTAGAGAGCTTGAAGTTGAAGATGAAAAAATATTAGAATATATAATAGGAAAAAGAGTTATATATATAAAAAATAAAGTAGATTTGCAAGATAAATTAGATATATCTAAGTATTTAGATATCAATAAGAATATTATTGATGTATCAGTTTTAAGAAATCAAGGATTGGAAGAAATTATTAATAGAATAAATGAATTATTTTTTGAAGGTTCAATAAATTTAAGTAACGATTTAATAATTAATAACTTAAGACATAAAAATTTATTAATAAAAGCTAAGAAAAGTTTAGAAGACGTACTAAAGTCAATTGATAGTAATATGACTATTGATTTTATTGAAATTGATTTAAAAGAAGCAATGGAAAGCTTAGGACTAATAGTTGGTAAGTCTGTAAGTGATGATTTAGTAGAGAAAATATTTAATGAATTTTGCATAGGTAAGTAA
- the rpmH gene encoding 50S ribosomal protein L34: MKRTYQPKRRQRSREHGFIKRMSTKSGRNVLKRRRTKGRKKLSA; this comes from the coding sequence GTGAAAAGAACTTATCAACCAAAAAGAAGACAAAGAAGCAGAGAACATGGATTTATTAAAAGAATGAGTACAAAATCTGGAAGAAATGTTTTAAAAAGAAGAAGGACAAAAGGTAGAAAAAAATTGTCAGCATAA
- a CDS encoding YidC/Oxa1 family membrane protein insertase, with translation MLDFIAVPIGMLVKLLYNMVLVVDTEILSAYAISIILSTIIFKLVLMPLTLKQTKSMKKMQELNPQIKELQEKYGKDPQTLQRKQMELYKEANYSPFTGCLPMLLQFPILIAFFYVLREPVKFIFQDQAYFDTINKTFLWISDLGFTENYVFSDGIVNGLSMGGIELPFIGAAVPILAVISGFTTYLTTKMTSAGQPTVNEQQQSTQKTMNMMMPIMIFIFSIQFPSGLALYWVVSNIFQAVQQYVIMNSSKRPKEELK, from the coding sequence ATGTTAGATTTCATTGCTGTACCTATTGGTATGCTTGTAAAATTGTTATATAATATGGTATTGGTAGTAGATACTGAAATATTGTCTGCATATGCAATATCAATAATCTTATCTACAATTATTTTTAAATTGGTTTTAATGCCTCTAACTTTAAAGCAGACAAAATCAATGAAAAAGATGCAGGAGTTAAATCCACAAATTAAAGAATTACAAGAAAAATACGGAAAAGATCCACAAACATTACAAAGAAAACAAATGGAATTATATAAGGAAGCTAATTATAGTCCCTTTACTGGATGTTTACCAATGTTATTACAGTTTCCAATATTAATTGCTTTTTTCTATGTTTTGAGAGAACCTGTTAAATTTATTTTTCAAGATCAAGCTTATTTTGATACAATAAATAAAACATTTTTGTGGATTAGTGATTTAGGCTTTACTGAAAATTATGTATTTTCAGATGGAATTGTAAATGGTTTATCAATGGGAGGAATTGAATTACCTTTTATCGGTGCTGCAGTTCCTATTTTAGCAGTGATTTCAGGTTTTACAACTTATTTAACTACAAAGATGACATCTGCTGGGCAACCTACAGTAAATGAACAACAGCAATCTACTCAGAAGACTATGAATATGATGATGCCAATTATGATATTTATATTTTCAATACAATTTCCGTCTGGATTAGCTTTATACTGGGTAGTTTCAAATATATTCCAAGCTGTTCAGCAATATGTAATAATGAATTCGTCCAAACGTCCAAAGGAGGAATTAAAATAG
- the dnaA gene encoding chromosomal replication initiator protein DnaA, producing MNFEELWNEVLEIVKEDTNQVSFNTWFKPLKIVAYKNNTIYLETADDFLRNTIQKRHYNFLKNAFNYVLKKETELILTVPGENIDNDSKHSKKESTSEDDSDTNNNRKLNPKYRFDNFIIGNSNRFAHAASLAVAEAPSSAYNPLFLYGGVGLGKTHLMHAIGHYILDNNPNSSVLYVTSEKFTNDLINSIKDGKNEEFRNTYRKADVLLVDDIQFIAGKESTQEEFFHTFNALHEANKQIIVSSDNPPSEIPTLEDRLRSRFEWGLIADIQPPDYETRTAILRKKAEAENYDVPDEVILYIAQNIQSNIRKLEGALIRIYAYASLTNKKEVTLELAQEALKHLISNNKKISIIDIKEVVSNYYNISVEDLISKKKTKNIAFPRQVAMFVSRKLTDYSLPKLGEEFGGRDHSTVLHAYNKIESDIESNQEVKKNIDDIISMLNN from the coding sequence ATGAATTTTGAAGAACTTTGGAATGAGGTCCTTGAAATAGTTAAAGAGGACACAAATCAAGTAAGTTTTAATACTTGGTTTAAACCCCTTAAAATAGTTGCTTATAAGAATAATACTATATATTTAGAAACTGCAGATGACTTTTTAAGGAATACTATACAAAAAAGACATTATAATTTTTTAAAAAATGCATTTAATTATGTATTAAAAAAGGAAACTGAATTAATTCTTACAGTTCCAGGTGAAAATATCGATAATGATTCTAAACATTCAAAAAAAGAAAGCACTTCTGAAGATGATTCTGACACAAACAATAACAGAAAATTAAATCCTAAATACAGATTTGACAATTTTATTATAGGAAATAGTAACAGATTTGCTCATGCTGCCTCTTTAGCAGTAGCAGAGGCACCTTCGTCAGCGTATAATCCATTATTTTTATATGGAGGGGTAGGACTTGGAAAAACTCACTTAATGCATGCAATAGGTCACTATATACTTGATAATAATCCTAATTCTTCAGTTTTATATGTTACTTCAGAAAAATTTACTAATGATTTAATTAACTCTATTAAAGATGGAAAAAATGAAGAATTCAGAAATACCTATAGAAAAGCTGATGTATTATTAGTAGATGATATACAATTTATTGCTGGTAAAGAAAGTACTCAAGAAGAATTTTTTCATACCTTTAATGCACTTCATGAAGCAAATAAACAAATAATTGTATCAAGTGATAATCCACCTAGTGAAATTCCTACTCTTGAAGATAGGTTAAGATCACGTTTTGAATGGGGATTAATAGCTGACATACAACCTCCTGATTATGAAACAAGAACAGCAATACTTAGAAAAAAAGCTGAAGCTGAAAATTATGATGTTCCTGACGAAGTAATATTATATATAGCTCAAAATATTCAATCAAATATCAGAAAACTTGAAGGAGCCCTTATAAGAATTTATGCATATGCATCTTTGACAAATAAAAAGGAAGTTACTCTGGAACTTGCTCAAGAAGCACTAAAACATCTAATTTCTAATAACAAGAAAATTTCTATTATTGATATTAAAGAAGTAGTTTCTAATTATTATAATATTTCAGTAGAAGACTTAATATCAAAAAAGAAAACTAAAAACATAGCATTTCCAAGACAAGTGGCAATGTTTGTTTCTAGAAAACTAACAGATTATTCTCTTCCTAAATTAGGAGAAGAATTTGGAGGTAGAGATCATTCAACGGTTCTTCATGCATATAACAAGATTGAAAGTGATATTGAAAGTAATCAAGAAGTTAAGAAAAATATAGATGATATAATATCCATGCTGAACAATTAG
- a CDS encoding RNA-binding S4 domain-containing protein, translating to MEKIKINTDFIKLDQFLKYINVIEGGGMAKIVILDGLVKVNDEVILQRGKKLHEGDIVEFNNLKYIISKEE from the coding sequence ATGGAAAAAATAAAAATAAACACTGATTTTATAAAACTGGATCAATTTTTAAAATATATTAATGTTATAGAAGGAGGGGGTATGGCAAAAATTGTTATTTTGGACGGACTAGTTAAAGTCAACGATGAAGTCATACTTCAAAGAGGAAAAAAATTGCACGAAGGAGATATTGTTGAATTTAACAATTTAAAATATATCATTTCAAAAGAGGAATAA
- the rnpA gene encoding ribonuclease P protein component — MIIIKKNIEYKSVYNCKNSVSDYNLVLFLKNNKLGYNRFGFTTAKKIKKAVARNIIRRRLKEIVRLNEYKLKEGYDIILMARVNATESDYKKLEKSFNKLIKKKNLFKGELNK; from the coding sequence ATGATAATAATAAAGAAAAATATAGAATATAAGTCTGTTTATAATTGTAAAAATTCTGTTTCAGATTATAATCTAGTTTTATTTCTTAAAAATAATAAATTAGGATATAATAGGTTTGGTTTTACAACTGCGAAAAAAATAAAAAAAGCAGTTGCCAGAAATATTATTAGAAGAAGGTTAAAAGAAATAGTAAGACTTAATGAGTATAAGTTAAAAGAGGGTTATGATATAATATTAATGGCAAGAGTAAATGCTACTGAATCTGATTATAAAAAATTAGAAAAATCTTTTAATAAATTAATAAAGAAAAAGAATTTATTTAAGGGTGAGTTAAATAAGTAA
- the gyrB gene encoding DNA topoisomerase (ATP-hydrolyzing) subunit B, producing the protein MVEKNNNHYGAEQIQVLEGLEPVRKRPGMYIGSTGERGLHQLVYEVVDNSIDEALAGICDTIYVTINEDNSLVVEDNGRGIPIEKNEKTGKSTLETVLTVLHAGGKFDNDAYKVSGGLHGVGVSCVNALSDYLIAEVKWNGKIYRQKYSKGITQTDVECIGNTNKSGTTIQFLPDSTIFEKVDFNYTTIKHRMRELAFLNKGIKIILEDKRNNVRDEFHYEGGIKEFVHYLNNKKNPIHEEIIYAEGEKEKVIVELSIQYTDSYSESIYSFVNNINTIEGGTHLVGFKTALTRAMNDYAKKNNLIKENDLSITGEDIREGITAVLSIKIPNPQFEGQTKTKLGNSEVRGIVDNITGEAINIYCEENPKIAKLIIEKTLRAARARDAARKARDLARRKNVLDSMALPGKLADCSERDPELCEIYIVEGNSAGGSAKEGRDRRTQAILPLRGKILNVEKSRLDRILNSEEIKNMITAFGCGIGEDFNIQKLRYGKIIIMTDADVDGAHIRTLLLTFFYRYMPELIREGHIYAAQPPLYRVKKGKFEEYVYSDEELNKVLNEIGRDNKYEIQRYKGLGEMDPVQLWDTTMNPADRILLKINEEDIMEADETFSMLMGDKVAPRREFIEQNAKYVKNLDI; encoded by the coding sequence ATGGTGGAAAAAAATAATAATCATTATGGGGCAGAGCAAATACAGGTTTTAGAAGGATTGGAACCTGTTAGAAAAAGACCTGGTATGTATATTGGCTCAACAGGTGAAAGAGGATTACATCAATTAGTGTATGAGGTAGTAGATAATAGTATAGATGAAGCATTGGCAGGAATTTGCGACACTATATATGTAACAATTAATGAAGATAATTCATTAGTAGTAGAAGATAATGGTAGAGGTATTCCAATAGAAAAAAATGAAAAGACTGGAAAATCAACTTTAGAAACTGTTCTTACCGTACTTCATGCTGGAGGTAAATTTGATAATGATGCTTACAAAGTATCAGGTGGACTTCATGGAGTTGGGGTATCATGTGTAAATGCATTATCAGATTATTTAATAGCAGAAGTAAAATGGAATGGAAAAATATATAGACAAAAGTATTCTAAAGGAATTACACAAACAGATGTTGAGTGTATAGGAAATACTAATAAATCAGGTACGACTATACAATTTTTACCTGACTCTACAATTTTTGAAAAAGTAGACTTTAATTATACTACAATTAAACATAGAATGAGAGAATTAGCATTTTTAAATAAAGGAATTAAAATTATATTAGAGGACAAAAGAAACAATGTAAGAGATGAATTTCACTATGAAGGTGGAATTAAAGAATTTGTTCACTATCTAAATAATAAAAAAAATCCTATACACGAAGAGATAATTTATGCTGAAGGAGAAAAAGAAAAAGTAATAGTTGAATTATCAATTCAATATACAGATTCATATAGTGAAAGCATATACTCTTTTGTTAATAATATTAATACTATTGAAGGTGGAACACATTTAGTAGGATTTAAAACAGCTTTAACAAGAGCTATGAATGATTATGCAAAGAAAAATAATTTAATAAAAGAAAATGATTTATCAATTACAGGGGAAGATATAAGAGAAGGTATAACAGCTGTTTTATCAATAAAAATACCTAATCCACAATTTGAAGGACAAACAAAAACTAAATTAGGTAATAGTGAAGTTAGAGGAATTGTTGATAATATTACAGGAGAAGCTATAAATATTTATTGTGAAGAAAATCCTAAAATAGCTAAACTAATAATTGAAAAAACTTTGAGAGCTGCAAGAGCTAGAGATGCTGCTAGGAAAGCAAGAGATCTTGCTAGAAGAAAAAATGTACTTGATAGTATGGCACTTCCAGGAAAATTAGCTGATTGTTCTGAACGTGATCCAGAATTATGTGAAATTTATATAGTTGAGGGTAATTCAGCAGGTGGTTCAGCTAAAGAGGGAAGAGATAGAAGAACTCAAGCAATTTTACCACTAAGAGGTAAAATTTTAAATGTTGAAAAATCAAGATTAGATAGAATATTAAATTCTGAAGAAATTAAAAATATGATTACAGCTTTTGGTTGTGGTATAGGAGAAGATTTTAATATACAAAAGTTAAGATATGGAAAAATAATAATTATGACAGATGCTGATGTTGATGGGGCGCATATTCGTACTTTACTTTTAACTTTTTTTTATAGATATATGCCTGAACTTATAAGAGAAGGCCATATATATGCTGCTCAACCACCACTTTATAGAGTTAAAAAAGGTAAATTTGAAGAATATGTTTATAGTGATGAAGAATTAAATAAGGTTCTAAATGAAATTGGAAGAGATAATAAATATGAAATTCAAAGATATAAAGGTCTTGGAGAAATGGATCCAGTACAACTTTGGGATACAACTATGAATCCAGCTGATAGAATTTTATTAAAAATAAATGAAGAAGATATAATGGAAGCTGATGAGACTTTTTCTATGCTTATGGGAGATAAAGTAG
- the yidD gene encoding membrane protein insertion efficiency factor YidD — translation MSKILINIIKLYQKFSSSTGIRHCRFYPTCSQYFIEALQKYGFFKGSYLGIRRILRCHPFNPGGYDPLK, via the coding sequence ATAAGTAAAATATTAATTAATATAATAAAGTTATATCAGAAATTTTCTTCTAGTACAGGCATTAGACACTGTAGGTTTTATCCTACTTGTTCACAATATTTTATAGAAGCACTACAAAAATATGGTTTTTTTAAAGGCTCATATCTGGGAATACGTCGAATATTAAGATGTCATCCTTTTAATCCTGGTGGGTATGATCCTTTGAAATAA
- the dnaN gene encoding DNA polymerase III subunit beta — protein MKIKINQNDFYKSINIVQKAVSSRTALPILSGILIEAKNNQLILTATDLELGIKTYSPCEVLEEGSIVVHARLIGDFVRKLPSNSTVYIDSTEKNNIEIKCLNSEITILGNSATEYPDNTFNNEGNTINIKTELLKNMIKLTYFAAAQENIRPIFTGCLIEIKNNICTFAALDGYRMAVKREPIEYDGEVSVVVPSKTLLEILRIIEENKGITKITISDSHISFNFDNTTIISNLLEGKFIDYEGILKDNYVSLLKINNTDFKNSIERASLLARDDKNNLIILDIKDNNMQINSASEYGNVEENISIEKEGENLKIGFNSKYMLDVLKVIENEKLTLSIVGKNNPCFLKEENSDSYIYMVLPVRIS, from the coding sequence ATGAAAATCAAAATAAACCAAAATGATTTTTATAAATCAATAAATATAGTACAAAAAGCTGTTTCTTCAAGAACTGCACTTCCAATTTTATCTGGTATATTAATAGAAGCTAAAAACAATCAATTAATTTTAACTGCAACTGATTTAGAATTAGGAATTAAAACTTATTCTCCATGTGAAGTATTAGAAGAAGGTTCTATAGTTGTACATGCAAGATTAATAGGAGATTTTGTTAGAAAATTACCATCTAATTCTACTGTTTATATTGACTCAACTGAAAAAAATAACATAGAAATAAAATGTTTAAATTCTGAAATAACTATTCTTGGTAATTCAGCAACTGAATATCCTGATAATACATTTAACAATGAAGGTAATACTATAAATATAAAAACTGAATTATTGAAAAATATGATAAAACTTACTTATTTTGCAGCTGCCCAAGAAAATATTAGACCAATATTTACTGGATGTTTAATAGAAATCAAAAATAACATATGTACTTTTGCTGCTCTTGATGGGTATAGAATGGCAGTAAAAAGAGAGCCTATTGAATATGATGGGGAAGTATCAGTAGTAGTTCCTTCTAAAACACTATTAGAAATATTAAGAATAATAGAAGAAAATAAGGGAATTACAAAAATTACAATATCAGATAGTCATATATCTTTTAATTTTGATAATACAACTATAATTTCTAATTTACTTGAAGGTAAATTTATTGATTATGAAGGAATTTTAAAAGATAATTATGTCTCATTATTGAAAATTAATAATACTGATTTTAAAAATAGTATAGAAAGAGCATCTCTATTAGCTAGAGATGATAAAAATAATTTAATAATACTTGACATAAAAGATAATAATATGCAAATTAATTCTGCTTCTGAATATGGAAATGTTGAAGAAAATATTTCTATTGAAAAAGAAGGAGAAAATTTGAAAATTGGATTTAATTCTAAATATATGCTTGATGTTTTAAAAGTTATTGAAAATGAAAAATTAACATTAAGTATAGTTGGAAAAAATAATCCTTGTTTTCTAAAAGAAGAAAATAGTGATAGTTATATTTATATGGTTCTACCAGTAAGAATAAGTTAA
- the jag gene encoding RNA-binding cell elongation regulator Jag/EloR, with product MKSVTIERSTVDEAVNAAIAELESEIDEVDIEVINEASKGFFGFGSKGAKVKVTVVNGPKEKVRKFFDFLLEKMDIKADYEIELSNNTLKVNITNIDDDDKGIVIGKRGKNLDEIQFIMNLIVNKGKQNYIRVIFNVEDYREKREETLKRLAKKMAEKCRYYNHKVRLEPMNPYERRIIHSALQEERDIITYSEGVEPYRKVVIDLK from the coding sequence ATGAAAAGTGTAACAATTGAAAGATCTACTGTTGATGAAGCTGTAAATGCAGCTATAGCTGAGCTTGAATCTGAAATTGATGAAGTCGATATTGAAGTAATTAATGAAGCTTCAAAGGGGTTTTTCGGTTTTGGAAGTAAGGGTGCTAAGGTTAAAGTTACAGTTGTTAATGGACCAAAAGAGAAAGTTAGGAAATTCTTTGATTTTTTACTCGAAAAAATGGACATAAAGGCAGATTATGAAATTGAATTATCAAATAATACTTTGAAAGTTAATATTACTAATATTGATGATGATGATAAAGGTATTGTTATAGGAAAAAGAGGTAAAAATCTAGATGAAATTCAATTCATAATGAATTTAATTGTAAACAAAGGAAAGCAAAATTACATTAGAGTAATATTTAATGTAGAAGATTACAGAGAAAAAAGAGAAGAGACGCTAAAACGTCTGGCAAAAAAAATGGCTGAAAAATGCAGATACTATAATCATAAGGTAAGGTTAGAGCCAATGAATCCATATGAAAGAAGGATAATTCACTCAGCTTTACAGGAAGAAAGAGATATTATTACTTATTCAGAAGGTGTAGAACCATATAGAAAAGTAGTAATTGATTTAAAGTAA